The following coding sequences lie in one Capsicum annuum cultivar UCD-10X-F1 chromosome 5, UCD10Xv1.1, whole genome shotgun sequence genomic window:
- the LOC107870662 gene encoding CDP-diacylglycerol--serine O-phosphatidyltransferase 1 isoform X1 has product MEPNGYRKGNKGNLVTIQNGNHSSLSIHEELDPWTAWAYRPRTITLLLIGACFLIWASGALEPQTTSYGDVTTSVKRGVWAMVAVYLAYSLLQAPSTVLIRPHPAIWRLVHGMAVIYLVALTFLLFQRRDDARQFMTFLHPNLGIELPERSYGADCRLYAPENPTNRFKNVYDTLFDEFVLAHILGWWGKAIMIRNQPLLWVLSIGFELMELTFRHMLPNFNECWWDSIILDIFICNWFGEKLEAIFLVIYDTEQCFGRRKATRPRHAARRAPFECIWAGMRTVRYFDGRTYEWVGISRQPNIMGKVKRTLGQFTPAHWDKDEWHPLLGPWRFLQVLSLCVIFLTVELNTFFLKFCLWIPPRNPLIVYRLVLWWLLAIPTIREYNNYLQDRKPVKKVGAFCWLALAICIVELLICVKFGHGLFPDPMPKWLVIFWTCIGFGLVLILAAWSWQLHSTMRKKQQ; this is encoded by the exons ATGGAACCTAATGGCTACAGAAAGGGTAACAAAGGGAATCTCGTTACCATTCAAAATGGTAATCATAGCTCGCTGAGTATACATGAGGAGCTGGATCCATGGACTGCTTGGGCATACAGACCTCGTACTATCACGTTGTTGCTTATTGGTGCATGTTTCCTCAT CTGGGCAAGTGGAGCTCTTGAACCGCAAACTACCTCCTACGGTGATGTTACTACTTCTGTGAAAAG GGGCGTTTGGGCAATGGTTGCTGTTTATCTTGCCTACTCTTTGCTGCAAGCCCCTTCAAC GGTACTTATTAGACCACATCCTGCCATTTGGCGCTTGGTTCATGGAATGGCTGTTATTTATCTTGTTGCTTTGACATTTCTACTTTTTCAG AGGCGCGATGATGCTCGCCAGTTTATGACGTTTCTTCATCCTAATCTTGGCATTG AACTTCCTGAAAGATCTTATGGTGCTGATTGCAGACTCTATGCACCTGAAAATCCCACGAACAGGTTTAAGAATGTTTAT GACACACTGTTCGATGAGTTTGTTCTGGCTCATATCTTAGGGTGGTGGGGCAAGGCCATCATGATACGTAATCAGCCTCTTTTATGGGTATTATCTATCGGGTTTGAGTTGATGGAG CTTACTTTCCGGCACATGTTACCAAATTTTAATGAGTGCTGGTGGGATAGCATTATTCTGGATATATTCATCTGCAACTGGTTTGGTGAGAAACTTGAAGCCATTTTCTTGGTCATTTATGATACGGAGCAGTGTTTTGGACGGCGAAAGGCGACAAGGCCCCGCCACGCGGCGAGGCGAGCACCTTTTGAAT GCATCTGGGCTGGAATGCGTACTGTTCGATATTTTGACGGAAGAACATATGAGTGGGTTGGTATAAGCCGGCAGCCAAATATTATGGGCAAG GTCAAGCGAACACTTGGTCAATTTACACCTGCACATTGGGATAAAGATGAATGGCATCCCCTCCTTGGTCCCTGGCGATTCCTTCAAGTTCTCAGTCTCTGTGTTATTTTCTTGACAGTGGAATTGAATACATTCTTTTTGAAGTTCTGTCTTTGGATTCCTCCCAGAAACCCTCTGATAGTGTATAGGTTGGTCCTGTGGTGGCTACTTGCAATACCTACCATTCGAGAGTACAACAATTACCTACAGGACAG GAAACCAGTAAAAAAAGTGGGAGCATTTTGCTGGCTTGCACTAGCTATCTGCATTGTTGAACTCCTAATCTGCGTCAAGTTCGGACATG GATTGTTTCCTGACCCCATGCCCAAGTGGTTAGTAATTTTCTGGACATGCATCGGCTTTGGCCTTGTGTTGATTTTGGCTGCATGGTCATGGCAATTACATAGTACAATGAGGAAAAAACAGCAATGA
- the LOC107870662 gene encoding CDP-diacylglycerol--serine O-phosphatidyltransferase 1 isoform X3: MEPNGYRKGNKGNLVTIQNGNHSSLSIHEELDPWTAWAYRPRTITLLLIGACFLIWASGALEPQTTSYGDVTTSVKRGVWAMVAVYLAYSLLQAPSTVLIRPHPAIWRLVHGMAVIYLVALTFLLFQRRDDARQFMTFLHPNLGIELPERSYGADCRLYAPENPTNRFKNVYDTLFDEFVLAHILGWWGKAIMIRNQPLLWVLSIGFELMEVRSLMASFNCFKQRLFILKYNHFILGIWAGMRTVRYFDGRTYEWVGISRQPNIMGKVKRTLGQFTPAHWDKDEWHPLLGPWRFLQVLSLCVIFLTVELNTFFLKFCLWIPPRNPLIVYRLVLWWLLAIPTIREYNNYLQDRKPVKKVGAFCWLALAICIVELLICVKFGHGLFPDPMPKWLVIFWTCIGFGLVLILAAWSWQLHSTMRKKQQ, translated from the exons ATGGAACCTAATGGCTACAGAAAGGGTAACAAAGGGAATCTCGTTACCATTCAAAATGGTAATCATAGCTCGCTGAGTATACATGAGGAGCTGGATCCATGGACTGCTTGGGCATACAGACCTCGTACTATCACGTTGTTGCTTATTGGTGCATGTTTCCTCAT CTGGGCAAGTGGAGCTCTTGAACCGCAAACTACCTCCTACGGTGATGTTACTACTTCTGTGAAAAG GGGCGTTTGGGCAATGGTTGCTGTTTATCTTGCCTACTCTTTGCTGCAAGCCCCTTCAAC GGTACTTATTAGACCACATCCTGCCATTTGGCGCTTGGTTCATGGAATGGCTGTTATTTATCTTGTTGCTTTGACATTTCTACTTTTTCAG AGGCGCGATGATGCTCGCCAGTTTATGACGTTTCTTCATCCTAATCTTGGCATTG AACTTCCTGAAAGATCTTATGGTGCTGATTGCAGACTCTATGCACCTGAAAATCCCACGAACAGGTTTAAGAATGTTTAT GACACACTGTTCGATGAGTTTGTTCTGGCTCATATCTTAGGGTGGTGGGGCAAGGCCATCATGATACGTAATCAGCCTCTTTTATGGGTATTATCTATCGGGTTTGAGTTGATGGAGGTCAGATCCTTAATGGCTTCTTTCAACTGCTTTAAGCAGCGGCTGTTCATTTTAAAATATAACCATTTTATTTTAG GCATCTGGGCTGGAATGCGTACTGTTCGATATTTTGACGGAAGAACATATGAGTGGGTTGGTATAAGCCGGCAGCCAAATATTATGGGCAAG GTCAAGCGAACACTTGGTCAATTTACACCTGCACATTGGGATAAAGATGAATGGCATCCCCTCCTTGGTCCCTGGCGATTCCTTCAAGTTCTCAGTCTCTGTGTTATTTTCTTGACAGTGGAATTGAATACATTCTTTTTGAAGTTCTGTCTTTGGATTCCTCCCAGAAACCCTCTGATAGTGTATAGGTTGGTCCTGTGGTGGCTACTTGCAATACCTACCATTCGAGAGTACAACAATTACCTACAGGACAG GAAACCAGTAAAAAAAGTGGGAGCATTTTGCTGGCTTGCACTAGCTATCTGCATTGTTGAACTCCTAATCTGCGTCAAGTTCGGACATG GATTGTTTCCTGACCCCATGCCCAAGTGGTTAGTAATTTTCTGGACATGCATCGGCTTTGGCCTTGTGTTGATTTTGGCTGCATGGTCATGGCAATTACATAGTACAATGAGGAAAAAACAGCAATGA
- the LOC107870662 gene encoding CDP-diacylglycerol--serine O-phosphatidyltransferase 1 isoform X2 has product MEPNGYRKGNKGNLVTIQNGNHSSLSIHEELDPWTAWAYRPRTITLLLIGACFLIWASGALEPQTTSYGDVTTSVKRGVWAMVAVYLAYSLLQAPSTVLIRPHPAIWRLVHGMAVIYLVALTFLLFQRRDDARQFMTFLHPNLGIELPERSYGADCRLYAPENPTNRFKNVYDTLFDEFVLAHILGWWGKAIMIRNQPLLWVLSIGFELMELTFRHMLPNFNECWWDSIILDIFICNWFGIWAGMRTVRYFDGRTYEWVGISRQPNIMGKVKRTLGQFTPAHWDKDEWHPLLGPWRFLQVLSLCVIFLTVELNTFFLKFCLWIPPRNPLIVYRLVLWWLLAIPTIREYNNYLQDRKPVKKVGAFCWLALAICIVELLICVKFGHGLFPDPMPKWLVIFWTCIGFGLVLILAAWSWQLHSTMRKKQQ; this is encoded by the exons ATGGAACCTAATGGCTACAGAAAGGGTAACAAAGGGAATCTCGTTACCATTCAAAATGGTAATCATAGCTCGCTGAGTATACATGAGGAGCTGGATCCATGGACTGCTTGGGCATACAGACCTCGTACTATCACGTTGTTGCTTATTGGTGCATGTTTCCTCAT CTGGGCAAGTGGAGCTCTTGAACCGCAAACTACCTCCTACGGTGATGTTACTACTTCTGTGAAAAG GGGCGTTTGGGCAATGGTTGCTGTTTATCTTGCCTACTCTTTGCTGCAAGCCCCTTCAAC GGTACTTATTAGACCACATCCTGCCATTTGGCGCTTGGTTCATGGAATGGCTGTTATTTATCTTGTTGCTTTGACATTTCTACTTTTTCAG AGGCGCGATGATGCTCGCCAGTTTATGACGTTTCTTCATCCTAATCTTGGCATTG AACTTCCTGAAAGATCTTATGGTGCTGATTGCAGACTCTATGCACCTGAAAATCCCACGAACAGGTTTAAGAATGTTTAT GACACACTGTTCGATGAGTTTGTTCTGGCTCATATCTTAGGGTGGTGGGGCAAGGCCATCATGATACGTAATCAGCCTCTTTTATGGGTATTATCTATCGGGTTTGAGTTGATGGAG CTTACTTTCCGGCACATGTTACCAAATTTTAATGAGTGCTGGTGGGATAGCATTATTCTGGATATATTCATCTGCAACTGGTTTG GCATCTGGGCTGGAATGCGTACTGTTCGATATTTTGACGGAAGAACATATGAGTGGGTTGGTATAAGCCGGCAGCCAAATATTATGGGCAAG GTCAAGCGAACACTTGGTCAATTTACACCTGCACATTGGGATAAAGATGAATGGCATCCCCTCCTTGGTCCCTGGCGATTCCTTCAAGTTCTCAGTCTCTGTGTTATTTTCTTGACAGTGGAATTGAATACATTCTTTTTGAAGTTCTGTCTTTGGATTCCTCCCAGAAACCCTCTGATAGTGTATAGGTTGGTCCTGTGGTGGCTACTTGCAATACCTACCATTCGAGAGTACAACAATTACCTACAGGACAG GAAACCAGTAAAAAAAGTGGGAGCATTTTGCTGGCTTGCACTAGCTATCTGCATTGTTGAACTCCTAATCTGCGTCAAGTTCGGACATG GATTGTTTCCTGACCCCATGCCCAAGTGGTTAGTAATTTTCTGGACATGCATCGGCTTTGGCCTTGTGTTGATTTTGGCTGCATGGTCATGGCAATTACATAGTACAATGAGGAAAAAACAGCAATGA